The genome window CGGAGGCGCTGAGCCCGCCGGGCGAGGCCAAGGCGAAGGGCGAGGCGGGGGCGACGGGCGGGCGCGGTAAAGGCGAGGCGCGGATCCGGCGGCCGATGAACGCCTTCATGGTGTGGGCGAAGGACGAGCGCAAGCGGCTGGCGCAGCAGAACCCGGACCTGCACAACGCCGAGCTCAGCAAGATGCTGGGTGAGCGCCGGGGCCGAGGGCCGGGGAGCGGGGGGGAGGGCGCGGGGTCGGGGCCGGGCTTCGGGTGCCCGCGGTGACGGTGACGGTGCCGGTGCTGTGCGCGCAGGTAAATCGTGGAAGGCGCTGTCGCTGTCGGAGAAGCGTCCCTTCGTGGAGGAGGCTGAGCGGCTGCGGGTCCAGCACATGCAGGATCACCCCAACTACAAGTACCGGCCGCGGAGGAAGAAGCAGGTGAAGCGGCTGAAGCGGGCGGAGAGCGGCTTCCCCCAGCACGGCCCGGCCGAGGCGGCGCCGCCCGCGCTGGTCCCCGACGGAGGCGGAGGCGTCGGCGGCGTCGGTCCGTGCGCCGACAGCCTGGCGCTGCCCTACGCGGAGCGCGGCTACGCGGCGGGGCCGGCGCGTTACCGGGACTGCCCGGCGCTGGGCGCCGCCTTCGACGGCTTCGGGCTGCCCACGCCGGACCCGTCCCCGCTGGACGCGGCGCACGGCGAGGTGCCTTTCTTCGCGCCGGGGCCGCTGGACGAGTGCGCGCCGGGGCCCTACGGCGGCTACGGCCCCGCGGCGCCGGGAGACTTCCAGGCTgcgggagcggggccgggcgaGAGCCCCGCGGGGGCGG of Coturnix japonica isolate 7356 chromosome 2 unlocalized genomic scaffold, Coturnix japonica 2.1 chr2random2076, whole genome shotgun sequence contains these proteins:
- the LOC107306799 gene encoding transcription factor SOX-17-like produces the protein MSSPDAGYASSEEQAQGRGALPAMMPALGPCPWAEALSPPGEAKAKGEAGATGGRGKGEARIRRPMNAFMVWAKDERKRLAQQNPDLHNAELSKMLGKSWKALSLSEKRPFVEEAERLRVQHMQDHPNYKYRPRRKKQVKRLKRAESGFPQHGPAEAAPPALVPDGGGGVGGVGPCADSLALPYAERGYAAGPARYRDCPALGAAFDGFGLPTPDPSPLDAAHGEVPFFAPGPLDECAPGPYGGYGPAAPGDFQAAGAGPGESPAGAALRRHQQQHHPQQRSHPAAGELGPGGAPQGLLGCPAPPHYYGQLCPGRGPPAPVPVAVALGAQPSPPPEAAACREPLEHLPHDELLGDVDRSEFEQYLRFACKAELGPPFAGHDVAGLAS